The Megachile rotundata isolate GNS110a chromosome 8, iyMegRotu1, whole genome shotgun sequence genome has a segment encoding these proteins:
- the LOC143264999 gene encoding uncharacterized protein LOC143264999 yields MEAELKKLTIERGQIKSALTRFNKYFCESAATVSVRALQKRLEANVGLYDRYNTVQSHIERLVDGSEAAASHASDRDAFEEMYFTLIAEVEAFIEKAQVHTRSDSRVTGQAPSPALTNSIAAVKLPTIQLPSFDGSYSDWIKFRDTFVSLVHESELSDVQKFHYLNSALKGSAARVIQSLGVSEANYKLAWESLKARYENSAALRKYHVGALLDMPNIQKQSSTALRDLADDSRNHLAALKSLNEPVELWDSLIVPILARKLDIVSLREWEKGIIGSDRVTFNKFTTFLEERSSYLDNISSQIQVTATRAEFSAGNAGSRKPIRVTSNAASTTAQCPACGSGHLLYRCDKFKGLPIDEKTKIVQKSASCYNCLQTGHRVQACTRKFCDLCGRKHHILLHREYATQLIKKSPQESSVIEPNNVTSCVANLQDKTWDHSVLSTAIVNIKNKIGQYVECRALLDSESQANFITYEMCDRLGIKLNSIDVQIAGIGGNKKISRDNVTLTIESRINNFSSTISCLLIDCITQDMPNISIDRSRISVPSHIKLADPDFDRCRPIDMLIGSGLFWHLLCVGQHKAQSNLLWQKTQLGWVLGGQIAWPIQKKLPIQKCYLVTNQELSNQLEQFWSIEHLGSNKDIELDECEIHFQATTRRDVTGRYIVQIPFNEQLGKLGTSRQQAEKRFRSLEAKLLRQPDLRDQYVQFMREYENLGHMSRISVPNLDRCGHSFYLPHHAVTKIESTTTKLRVVFDGSAKSSTGISLNDTQKVGPTVQSELVEILLRFRTHQFVLSADIEKMYRQILIEPAQRCFQRILWRPGNTSPIETFELNTITYGTASAPFLATRTLKQIGLECAQEFPVVSRIIINDFYVDDLLTGLDTVDELRYVKEKLSQIIGQAGLKLRKWASNSAALTEQGSNIEHIELSADKDPKTLGLHWSTVEDELHFMIKPSTNSRVTKRQILSEISQIFDPLGLIGPVITCAKLVMQQLWQLRTDWDESVCQEIHHQWVEYRKELEYLSRIRIPRRALVSLVQVELHGFSDASERAYGACVYLRSRGKSGNWETGLLCSKSRVAPLKTVSLPRLELCGALLLAQLISKVKSALRIQICDERYWCDSTITLAWIHSIPGRWKVFVANRVAQIQALTDKEKWSHVNSSENPADLISRGISPNKLESQQVWWSGPSWLQREAQHWPQLSVKLDSIPDERKKSVVVAVSCSDIRQFFNRYSEFKRLVRVIAYCLRFVNNSRKRRKSEGKGLTVDELVGAQETLIRMAQKEMFSTEFNILNKGQDVPKQSPLKSLAPFIDEAGIIRVGGRLNNAPIAYSNKHPILLPAKHPLTDLIIKDEHHRLLHAGCQHVVASLRERYWPINCMQNVKRVVRNCVRCFRVNPQGIQYPMGQLPAVRVTPARPFLNCGVDYAGPFTTKDRTRSKVTLKSYICIFVCFATKAIHIELATDLSTDAFINCLRRFIARRGRCQQIFSDNGTNFVGAKNKLSDLDKLVRNSEHNSKIDTFLSNEQIQWNFIPPQAPHFGGLWESAVRRAKHHLIRVIGDQRLTYEELYTLLTQIEACLNSRPLSPISSDPHDCTPLTPGHFLIGTALTALPEPDFTDVRTNRLNRYQLIQQMLQHFWQRWQKEYLHHLQQRNKWTATGNHQLSKGTLVVIKEDNLPPLRWCLGRITELHQGKDGVVRVVSVKTGDGLYKRPITKICILPMQDPSDSE; encoded by the coding sequence ATGGAAGCAGAGCTTAAAAAATTAACTATAGAGCGCGGTCAAATCAAATCCGCGTTAACCCGatttaataaatacttttgtGAATCCGCGGCAACAGTATCGGTGAGAGCGCTACAAAAGCGATTAGAAGCGAATGTAGGGttgtatgatcggtataatACGGTACAGAGTCATATTGAACGCTTGGTTGATGGTTCCGAGGCGGCGGCATCTCACGCAtctgacagagatgcatttgAGGAAATGTATTTTACGTTAATCGCAGAAGTAGAAGCATTTATAGAAAAAGCGCAAGTACATACTAGATCAGATAGTAGAGTCACCGGGCAGGCACCCTCTCCCGCTTTGACTAACTCAATAGCAGCAGTAAAGTTACCGACCATACAACTGCCATCATTCGATGGCAGTTACAGCGACTGGATCAAATTTAGAGACACCTTCGTTAGTTTAGTGCATGAGAGTGAACTTTCAGacgttcaaaaatttcattatttaaattcgGCCTTAAAGGGATCTGCCGCGAGGGTAATTCAGTCATTAGGAGTATCGGAAGCTAATTACAAATTAGCTTGGGAGTCCTTGAAGGCGCGTTATGAAAATTCGGCAGCCCTGAGGAAGTATCATGTAGGAGCTTTATTAGACATGCCGAATATTCAAAAGCAGTCTTCAACTGCATTGCGGGACTTAGCAGATGATTCGCGCAATCATTTAGCGGCGTTAAAATCATTGAACGAGCCAGTAGAACTATGGGATAGTTTAATCGTGCCAATATTAGCCAGGAAATTAGATATAGTTTCCCTTAGAGAATGGGAAAAAGGAATTATAGGTAGCGATAGAGTGACTTTTAATAAGTTCACAACGTTTTTAGAAGAGCGGTCTTCTTATTTAGATAATATTAGCTCGCAGATTCAGGTAACAGCCACGAGGGCTGAATTCTCAGCAGGTAACGCAGGTAGCCGTAAGCCCATTCGCGTTACATCAAATGCCGCAAGCACAACAGCTCAATGTCCAGCGTGCGGGTCCGGACACCTTTTGTATCGGTGTGATAAATTCAAAGGGTTACCAATAGATGAAAAGACAAAAATAGTACAGAAATCCGCCAGTTGCTATAATTGTTTGCAAACGGGTCATCGTGTGCAAGCGTGTACAcgcaaattttgtgatttatgtGGTAGGAAACATCACATATTATTACACCGGGAATATGCCacacaattaattaaaaaatccccgCAGGAATCAAGTGTAATAGAGCCGAATAACGTCACGTCTTGCGTCGCGAATCTGCAGGATAAAACTTGGGATCACAGCGTACTTTCGACAGCGATTGTTaacataaaaaacaaaataggACAGTATGTAGAATGTAGAGCTTTGCTTGACTCTGAGTCGCAGGCAAATTTTATCACATATGAGATGTGTGACAGATTAGGCATAAAATTAAACTCAATAGATGTTCAGATAGCAGGAATAGGCGGGAATAAAAAAATCAGTAGAGATAATGTAACATTAACAATAGAATCCCGAATCAACAATTTTAGTTCTACCATATCATGCTTGTTAATAGATTGTATCACTCAAGACATGCCCAATATCAGTATCGACAGATCACGGATTTCTGTTCCCTCTCACATTAAACTGGCGGACCCAGATTTTGATAGATGTCGACCAATCGATATGTTAATTGGTTCAGGGTTATTTTGGCATTTGTTGTGTGTTGGCCAGCACAAAGCGCAAAGTAACTTATTATGGCAGAAAACGCAATTAGGTTGGGTTTTAGGAGGCCAAATTGCCTGGCCCATTCAAAAGAAGTTACCAATTCAAAAATGTTACCTCGTTACGAATCAAGAGCTCTCAAATCAATTAGAACAGTTTTGGTCAATTGAACATTTAGGTTCAAATAAAGATATTGAACTGGATGAGTGTGAGATACACTTCCAGGCAACTACACGTAGGGATGTTACAGGCAGATATATAGTCCAGATTCCATTTAATGAgcaattagggaaattaggaacaTCGCGACAACAAGCGGAAAAACGGTTTAGATCCTTAGAAGCAAAATTATTAAGACAACCTGATTTACGCGATCAGTATGTGCAATTCATgagggaatatgagaatttaggacaTATGTCCCGGATTTCCGTCCCAAATTTAGATCGGTGCGGGCATTCATTTTATCTCCCTCACCACGCCGTTACCAAGATTGAGAGTACAACAACGAAGCTTCGTGTTGTATTTGATGGTTCGGCAAAATCAAGTACGGGCATCTCGCTGAACGACACTCAAAAGGTCGGCCCAACAGTCCAGAGCGAGTTAGTTGAAATCCTTCTTAGATTCAGAACACATCAGTTTGTATTGTCTGCAGATATAGAGAAGATGTATCGGCAGATTTTGATAGAGCCAGCTCAGCGAtgttttcaaagaattttgtgGCGTCCTGGTAACACTTCCCCAATAGAAACTTTTGAATTAAATACGATAACGTACGGTACAGCCTCCGCGCCATTTTTAGCCACCCGCACATTAAAACAGATCGGTTTAGAATGTGCACAAGAATTTCCAGTTGTCAGTAGAATAATTATCAACGATTTCTACGTTGATGATTTGCTAACGGGGCTAGATACAGTAGATGAATTGAGATATGTAAAAGAAAAGTTATCGCAAATAATAGGACAAGCAGGTCTTAAATTAAGAAAGTGGGCGTCCAATTCCGCCGCACTTACAGAGCAGGGTTCTAACATAGAACATATAGAATTGAGTGCAGACAAAGACCCAAAAACTCTTGGTCTTCACTGGTCAACGGTGGAGGATGAGCTCCATTTCATGATAAAACCATCGACTAATAGTAGAGTTACAAAACGGCAAATCCTTTCAGAGATTTCTCAGATCTTCGATCCTTTGGGGTTAATCGGCCCGGTTATCACATGCGCGAAATTAGTCATGCAACAATTGTGGCAACTGCGGACAGATTGGGATGAGTCTGTATGTCAAGAGATTCATCATCAATGGGTAGAATACAGAAAAGAATTAGAATATTTAAGTCGAATTAGAATCCCTCGACGAGCACTTGTCTCTTTAGTGCAGGTAGAATTGCATGGGTTTTCTGATGCGTCGGAACGGGCGTATGGGGCTTGCGTCTACCTGCGGTCGAGGGGAAAATCAGGTAATTGGGAGACCGGACTTTTGTGTTCGAAGTCGCGTGTAGCTCCATTGAAAACAGTTTCATTACCGCGTTTAGAGTTATGCGGTGCATTGTTACTGGCACAGTTGATAAGTAAGGTAAAATCAGCACTTAGAATCCAAATATGCGATGAAAGATATTGGTGTGATTCTACGATCACACTCGCATGGATCCATAGTATTCCAGGTAGATGGAAAGTTTTCGTCGCGAATAGAGTCGCGCAGATACAGGCATTAACAGACAAGGAAAAATGGTCACACGTGAACTCGAGTGAAAATCCCGCGGACTTGATTTCTCGCGGAATTAGCCCGAATAAGTTAGAGAGTCAGCAGGTATGGTGGTCGGGTCCTTCGTGGTTACAGCGCGAAGCACAGCACTGGCCCCAGTTATCGGTCAAATTAGATAGTATTCCTGATGAGAGGAAAAAATCAGTTGTAGTAGCAGTTAGTTGTTCTGACATTAGACAGTTTTTTAATCGTTATTCAGAGTTTAAGCGCTTAGTTAGGGTAATCGCGTATTGTCTGCGGTTCGTGAATAACTCGCGAAAACGTAGGAAATCGGAAGGGAAAGGCCTTACGGTAGATGAATTGGTAGGGGCGCAGGAAACTTTAATTCGAATGGCGCAAAAAGAAATGTTTTCAACAGAGTTCAACATATTGAACAAGGGTCAAGACGTGCCGAAACAGAGCCCATTAAAATCATTAGCTCCTTTTATTGATGAGGCAGGAATTATTAGAGTAGGTGGACGTCTGAATAACGCTCCCATTGCATACAGTAATAAGCATCCAATTTTATTACCCGCGAAACACCCGTTAacagatttaattattaaagatGAACATCATAGATTGTTACACGCGGGTTGCCAGCATGTAGTTGCGTCACTACGTGAGAGGTATTGGCCGATCAATTGCATGCAGAATGTCAAAAGAGTAGTCAGAAATTGCGTGAGATGCTTCCGGGTCAATCCGCAAGGAATACAATACCCCATGGGCCAGCTACCTGCTGTCCGAGTGACACCAGCTCGACCGTTTTTGAATTGCGGCGTAGATTATGCGGGTCCATTCACAACAAAAGATCGCACTCGCAGCAAAGTAACGTTAAAATCATATATTTGCATTTTTGTGTGTTTCGCGACAAAGGCGATCCATATTGAATTAGCGACGGACCTCAGTACAGATGCATTTATTAATTGCCTCCGACGGTTTATAGCCCGCCGAGGCCGTTGTCAGCAGATTTTCTCGGACAATGGTACTAATTTTGTAGGCGCGAAGAATAAGCTGAGCGACTTAGATAAGTTAGTTAGAAatagtgagcataattcgaaaATAGATACGTTTTTAAGTAATGAGCAGATTCAGTGGAATTTTATTCCCCCTCAAGCCCCGCATTTTGGAGGCTTATGGGAAAGTGCGGTGAGACGAGCGAAACATCATTTGATTAGAGTAATAGGGGATCAAAGATTGACATACGAAGAATTATATACGTTATTAACTCAGATAGAAGCATGTTTAAATTCCCGCCCTCTTAGTCCCATCTCATCCGATCCCCACGATTGTACACCTCTGACCCCAGGACATTTTCTGATC